From the Armatimonadia bacterium genome, one window contains:
- a CDS encoding glycoside hydrolase domain-containing protein, whose product MSPGDPKRTGFRLSTLLSRSWLALVLLCALCCADEPASLAPVAVCGRALAPPTIDGNLNEPAWRNAAMLAPFVLVATHELPTQATTCRVMRDATRIYLGFDCSEAKMPSLSMVTTERDDAHAWMDDCVHVFLAPLDPRHTYYHFVVTANNTVFDERALEDGQERQPWWNADVVTATRRGTDHWTCEMSILLEDLYEGQPPQDSWWFSASRAEHPHAEWSSWSLLNAGFHEFTNFGHLLWTDEPTVTSLELPAPFVGRNEYRISLGQASRSYITELQVIRDFQVFPKLPLRMTGGASASYGYDLQEEGDAAVRLIVRREDSHDLLYASPPVSFSVPRVRGLVEEMGARLASAAFTVSAAPDSPLRRQVTGEVSRLRDETRALGVAADKLARSARVPRDRWEELHRRAATLAPQARIAELRGLLVSRGAGSMPSFGLGVANSLQKLSPQDVGYSLSDELQLHSCRQERESGQVVVVSVGKPVKNARVQWTGLRGPGDARIDHDAIEIHRVGWVNTRQPLYQVERVGRWPDPLLPPEPFDVPAQEIQPLWVTVTVPADAVPGQYTGTLTVTAEGDAPQTVKLSLEVWDIQLPLHGKFRTGFGTVIRGDASQWYGLRGDPPEDFRHKFYSVLLRNRINPASLYIQEVWPLWSDFDWCYERGLNALSLGSLQVADTRRLMDMAEIAERLKQRNLLDMAYVYGYGDLSEEEVGLAREGFSKVRRALPGLRRASPVAPNKALWNYVNLWGTLTSEFDPVSAARRQRLGEDIWWYVCCGPRHPYANFFIDYPATDARTLFWAAYKYGISGFFYYEVAMWASNMLTQDIGDPSIVIHEDPAALEAIKDGHRWPDVPWNSYTFSRYNGDGLLIYPGPNETPLPSLRLEVIRDGIEDYELLALLEGLARKLKTLDPQGAHAYLVDEAMRLAAVSPQVVRDLTHFTSDPNVIAGERERVANQVLRLQRVVSQLEEERAQQP is encoded by the coding sequence ATGTCCCCGGGGGATCCGAAGCGCACCGGCTTCCGGCTGAGCACGCTTCTCTCCCGCTCCTGGCTGGCCTTGGTGCTGCTGTGTGCCCTATGTTGCGCCGATGAGCCGGCTAGTCTCGCGCCGGTTGCCGTCTGCGGTCGTGCCCTGGCGCCTCCGACCATCGACGGCAACCTCAACGAGCCGGCCTGGCGTAACGCCGCGATGTTGGCCCCCTTCGTCCTCGTCGCCACCCATGAGCTACCGACGCAGGCCACGACCTGCCGGGTCATGCGCGATGCCACGCGCATCTACCTCGGCTTCGACTGCTCCGAGGCGAAGATGCCGTCGCTATCCATGGTTACCACCGAGCGTGACGATGCCCACGCCTGGATGGACGACTGCGTGCATGTCTTCCTCGCGCCTCTCGACCCGCGCCACACCTACTATCACTTTGTGGTGACCGCCAACAACACCGTCTTCGATGAGAGGGCGCTGGAGGACGGCCAGGAGCGCCAGCCCTGGTGGAACGCCGACGTGGTCACAGCCACCCGTCGCGGCACCGACCACTGGACCTGCGAGATGTCCATCCTCCTGGAAGACCTCTATGAGGGACAGCCGCCGCAGGATAGCTGGTGGTTCAGCGCCTCGCGGGCCGAGCATCCCCACGCTGAGTGGTCCAGTTGGTCCCTGCTGAATGCCGGCTTCCACGAGTTTACGAACTTCGGCCACTTGCTGTGGACCGACGAACCCACGGTCACCAGCCTTGAGTTGCCCGCGCCCTTTGTCGGACGCAACGAGTACCGCATCAGCCTCGGCCAGGCCTCACGCAGCTACATCACCGAGCTCCAGGTCATCCGTGACTTCCAGGTGTTCCCAAAGCTCCCGCTGCGTATGACCGGCGGGGCAAGCGCCTCCTACGGCTATGATCTCCAGGAAGAGGGCGACGCCGCTGTTCGTCTGATTGTACGCCGCGAAGACAGCCACGATCTGCTCTACGCCAGCCCGCCGGTGTCCTTCTCCGTGCCCCGTGTGCGTGGCCTGGTCGAGGAGATGGGTGCTCGGCTGGCCTCGGCAGCCTTCACGGTGTCCGCCGCTCCCGATAGCCCCTTGCGGCGCCAGGTGACTGGCGAAGTCAGCCGCCTGCGAGACGAAACTCGTGCCCTCGGAGTGGCCGCCGACAAGCTCGCCCGCAGCGCCAGGGTTCCTCGCGATCGCTGGGAGGAGCTCCATCGCCGTGCGGCGACCCTTGCCCCGCAGGCACGAATCGCGGAGCTGAGAGGTCTGCTCGTATCCAGGGGTGCCGGCAGCATGCCCAGCTTCGGCCTGGGTGTCGCCAACTCCCTGCAGAAGCTATCACCGCAGGACGTGGGGTATTCCCTGTCTGACGAGCTACAACTGCACTCCTGTCGACAGGAGCGTGAGTCCGGTCAGGTCGTCGTCGTCTCGGTCGGGAAGCCGGTCAAGAACGCCAGGGTGCAGTGGACAGGCCTGCGCGGACCGGGCGACGCCCGCATCGACCACGACGCCATTGAGATCCACCGGGTCGGCTGGGTCAACACCCGGCAGCCGCTCTACCAGGTAGAGAGGGTCGGACGCTGGCCGGATCCGCTGCTTCCGCCGGAGCCCTTCGACGTGCCCGCCCAGGAGATACAACCCCTGTGGGTAACCGTCACCGTGCCCGCCGATGCAGTGCCGGGGCAGTACACCGGAACTCTCACCGTTACCGCCGAGGGCGACGCCCCGCAGACCGTGAAGCTCTCCCTTGAGGTCTGGGACATCCAGCTTCCGCTCCATGGCAAGTTCCGCACCGGCTTCGGCACCGTCATCCGTGGCGACGCCAGCCAATGGTATGGCCTGCGGGGCGACCCGCCGGAGGACTTCCGCCACAAGTTCTACAGCGTCCTGCTGCGCAACCGCATCAATCCGGCCAGCCTGTACATCCAGGAGGTCTGGCCGCTGTGGAGCGACTTCGACTGGTGCTATGAGCGGGGTCTCAATGCGCTGAGTCTGGGGAGCCTGCAAGTCGCCGACACGCGACGCCTGATGGACATGGCCGAGATCGCAGAGCGCCTCAAGCAGCGGAACCTGCTCGACATGGCCTACGTGTACGGCTATGGCGACCTGTCCGAGGAAGAGGTGGGCCTGGCGCGCGAGGGCTTCAGCAAGGTGCGACGCGCTCTCCCTGGTCTGCGTCGAGCTAGCCCGGTGGCGCCGAACAAGGCCCTGTGGAACTACGTGAACCTCTGGGGAACGCTGACCTCGGAGTTCGACCCGGTCAGCGCTGCTCGTCGTCAGCGCCTGGGCGAGGACATCTGGTGGTACGTCTGCTGCGGCCCACGGCACCCCTACGCCAACTTCTTCATCGACTACCCGGCCACCGACGCGCGGACCCTCTTCTGGGCCGCCTACAAGTACGGCATCAGCGGCTTCTTCTACTACGAGGTCGCCATGTGGGCCTCGAACATGCTGACGCAGGACATCGGTGACCCGAGCATCGTCATCCATGAAGACCCGGCCGCCCTGGAAGCGATCAAGGACGGCCACCGATGGCCTGACGTGCCCTGGAACTCCTATACCTTCAGCCGCTACAACGGGGACGGTCTGCTGATCTACCCGGGGCCGAACGAGACGCCGCTGCCGAGTCTGCGGCTGGAGGTGATCCGCGATGGCATCGAGGATTACGAGTTGTTGGCTCTGCTCGAGGGCCTGGCACGCAAGCTGAAGACTCTCGACCCCCAGGGCGCCCACGCCTACCTGGTCGATGAGGCCATGCGGCTTGCAGCAGTCAGCCCCCAGGTGGTGCGCGACCTCACCCACTTCACCTCCGATCCCAACGTGATCGCCGGCGAGCGCGAACGTGTCGCGAACCAGGTGCTCCGCTTGCAGCGCGTGGTGTCACAGCTCGAGGAAGAGCGCGCTCAACAGCCCTGA
- the rpsT gene encoding 30S ribosomal protein S20, translating into MPQLPSSRKALRQSLKRRDQNRAKKKAIKLASRAALDVAKAGSAEDLAAAMAAAQKAIDKAAKRNILHKGAAARRKSRLMKRAAALQATKG; encoded by the coding sequence ATGCCACAGCTTCCGTCATCCAGGAAGGCTCTGCGACAGTCGCTCAAGAGGCGGGATCAGAACCGCGCCAAGAAGAAGGCCATCAAGCTGGCCTCCCGTGCGGCGCTGGACGTTGCCAAGGCAGGTAGCGCCGAGGATCTGGCGGCTGCCATGGCCGCGGCGCAGAAGGCTATCGACAAGGCTGCCAAGCGCAACATCCTCCATAAGGGTGCGGCCGCACGGCGGAAGTCACGTCTTATGAAGCGCGCAGCGGCACTTCAGGCCACCAAGGGCTAG
- a CDS encoding macro domain-containing protein → MNKAVCAHQVGTRQIRLLQGDITLAETDAIVNAANSRLLHGGGVAAAIVRRGGYEIQRESEEIGFCAEGDAVVTGGGKLAARYVIHAVGPRGSDPQGDGKLASAVKSSLQRAEELALSSISIPAISSGIFGFPKERCAQILLATARAYLEQHEESSLELVDFVVYDDPTLGCFLREWERCGWSTSPGHSQ, encoded by the coding sequence ATGAACAAGGCCGTCTGTGCCCATCAGGTGGGGACTCGTCAGATTCGGCTTCTACAAGGTGACATCACACTCGCCGAGACGGACGCTATTGTGAACGCAGCCAACTCGCGCCTGCTCCACGGAGGAGGAGTAGCTGCCGCCATCGTTCGGCGGGGAGGCTACGAGATTCAGCGCGAGTCCGAGGAGATCGGGTTCTGCGCTGAGGGCGATGCGGTTGTTACCGGCGGCGGCAAGCTCGCCGCCCGCTACGTTATTCACGCCGTAGGGCCCCGTGGCTCCGATCCGCAGGGCGATGGGAAGTTGGCGAGCGCAGTAAAGTCGAGCCTGCAGAGAGCCGAGGAACTCGCGCTGAGCAGCATATCGATCCCAGCGATCAGCTCGGGGATCTTCGGCTTCCCCAAGGAGCGGTGCGCGCAGATTCTGCTGGCAACTGCCCGGGCCTACCTCGAGCAGCACGAGGAGAGCTCGCTGGAGCTGGTCGATTTCGTCGTGTATGACGACCCAACGCTCGGGTGCTTTCTGCGCGAGTGGGAGCGTTGTGGTTGGTCGACCTCTCCGGGCCATTCTCAGTGA
- a CDS encoding DUF4838 domain-containing protein, with the protein MVRPILCATVLILSVSAFATPLTLARDGKPTATIVIPDKADAKIRAAALDLQHYVKALCDVELPLATDGKRVQGTGIYVGVCEPTSEGDLPDKTLNPETYAIRVHDGNLYLTGRQPSPVSFAVSSFLEDNLGVRWFAPGSLWEYVPQGKPGELRVEVKDLVSVPGTSPRIWSGHGWTEEWRAWDQRNKAVLSEIVPRRQFQNNLYRVFPPEKYATTHPEYYPLINGKRWIPGPDDRYWRPCESNPDVLRLTVEYACKWFDDNPTVDSFSLGMDDISHLCSCPNCRALDPRPDSYEKKEFSDRHYKFVNAVAREVAKTHPDRYIGTLIYAIARKPPETVDRLEDNVFGFITQTCGMWYLDGRQAEDEAVTREWARRCKHLSRYDYIGFGTMTPRVFPHMLDRAIKFDKSLGFEGMYTEVYDFLPNTAPMIWAMAKLEWDHTLNLDDLLQDFYTKMYGTAAPIMKQYFDLLERSYYTDRPGHGAWEHRKLSVQAVALSVEDLDEAFRLLQQATNASGDPDVQERIFQSRLGLQYGSYVIRAAALSKQALAAAVTDEKSAESALQFAERISQLSVEREKFWADMLKMDGLAGDSIRGLTGQGYLVGGQAPSLESGGTVAALKVLAWYSENAPERAAQIAQRISNLGGPVSDAVKSWVWAQQTKPQNLSPNGDFEDLGTNTQPAEQDWATEGAPKGWSTWSSLGDARFEILGGKGHQGSVGASIAGSKASACYLQTVPVKADERYLCVAWMKGDPAGAGQGSGKLSVRFRDAKGSWHARHDLEPSVDMVQGQADWQPVMMTVTIPEGAAGAVIMLGTSDQAEGSRILFDDGAFYKLP; encoded by the coding sequence ATGGTCAGGCCAATCCTCTGTGCAACGGTGCTTATCCTCTCGGTTAGTGCCTTCGCGACCCCCTTGACCCTGGCTCGCGACGGCAAACCGACTGCGACAATCGTCATCCCCGACAAAGCAGACGCCAAGATCCGAGCCGCTGCCCTGGACCTGCAGCACTACGTCAAGGCCCTCTGTGACGTTGAGCTTCCTCTCGCCACCGACGGCAAGCGCGTGCAAGGAACCGGCATCTACGTCGGCGTCTGCGAGCCGACTTCCGAGGGCGACCTGCCCGACAAGACCCTCAACCCCGAGACCTACGCAATTCGGGTGCATGACGGCAACCTGTACCTCACCGGCCGCCAGCCGAGCCCGGTGTCCTTCGCCGTCTCCTCCTTCCTCGAGGACAACCTCGGTGTCCGCTGGTTCGCCCCCGGTTCGCTCTGGGAGTATGTGCCGCAGGGGAAGCCCGGCGAGCTGAGGGTCGAGGTCAAGGACCTGGTGAGTGTCCCCGGCACTTCGCCCCGCATCTGGTCCGGCCATGGCTGGACCGAGGAGTGGCGGGCCTGGGATCAGCGCAACAAGGCGGTCCTCAGCGAGATCGTCCCGCGGCGGCAGTTCCAGAACAACCTGTACCGTGTGTTCCCGCCCGAGAAGTACGCGACGACCCATCCCGAGTACTATCCCCTCATCAACGGCAAGCGCTGGATCCCGGGACCCGATGACCGCTACTGGCGGCCCTGCGAGAGCAATCCCGACGTGTTGCGCCTGACCGTCGAGTACGCCTGCAAGTGGTTCGACGACAATCCCACCGTCGACAGCTTCTCACTGGGCATGGACGATATCTCGCACCTGTGCAGTTGCCCGAACTGCCGGGCCCTGGACCCGCGTCCGGACTCCTACGAAAAGAAGGAGTTCTCCGACCGCCACTACAAGTTCGTCAACGCTGTTGCCCGCGAGGTCGCCAAGACGCATCCCGACCGCTACATCGGTACCCTTATCTATGCCATCGCCCGCAAGCCGCCGGAGACGGTTGACCGCCTCGAAGACAACGTCTTCGGCTTCATCACCCAGACTTGCGGTATGTGGTATCTCGATGGCCGCCAGGCCGAGGATGAGGCCGTCACCCGCGAATGGGCCCGGCGCTGCAAGCACCTGTCCCGCTACGACTACATCGGCTTTGGCACCATGACCCCGCGCGTGTTCCCTCATATGCTCGACCGGGCGATCAAATTCGACAAGTCCCTGGGCTTCGAGGGGATGTACACCGAGGTCTACGACTTCCTCCCGAACACCGCGCCGATGATCTGGGCGATGGCCAAGCTGGAATGGGACCACACCCTGAACCTTGACGACCTGCTCCAGGACTTCTATACCAAGATGTATGGCACCGCTGCGCCAATCATGAAGCAGTACTTCGACCTCCTTGAACGCTCCTACTACACCGACCGACCGGGGCACGGAGCCTGGGAGCACCGCAAGCTCTCCGTCCAGGCGGTAGCGCTCTCCGTCGAGGACCTCGACGAGGCCTTCCGTCTCCTCCAGCAGGCCACCAACGCTTCCGGTGATCCCGACGTCCAGGAGCGAATCTTCCAAAGCCGCCTGGGCCTGCAGTACGGGTCCTACGTCATCCGCGCAGCCGCGCTCTCCAAGCAGGCTCTGGCGGCTGCCGTCACCGACGAGAAGTCGGCGGAGTCGGCCCTGCAGTTTGCCGAGAGGATCTCCCAGCTCAGTGTCGAGCGCGAGAAGTTCTGGGCCGACATGCTCAAGATGGACGGCCTCGCGGGCGACAGTATCCGCGGACTGACCGGTCAGGGCTACCTCGTCGGCGGCCAGGCTCCCAGCCTGGAATCCGGCGGGACCGTCGCTGCCCTCAAGGTGCTTGCGTGGTACTCCGAGAACGCACCCGAGCGCGCCGCCCAGATTGCCCAGCGCATCTCCAATCTCGGCGGACCCGTCTCCGATGCGGTGAAGTCCTGGGTCTGGGCCCAGCAGACGAAACCGCAGAACCTCTCGCCGAACGGCGACTTCGAGGACCTCGGTACCAATACCCAGCCGGCTGAACAGGATTGGGCTACCGAGGGTGCGCCCAAGGGCTGGTCGACCTGGAGCTCCCTTGGTGATGCCCGCTTTGAGATCCTGGGCGGCAAGGGGCACCAGGGGTCCGTTGGGGCCTCCATAGCCGGAAGCAAAGCCTCTGCCTGCTACCTGCAGACAGTCCCCGTCAAGGCGGACGAACGGTATCTGTGCGTCGCCTGGATGAAGGGCGACCCCGCCGGCGCCGGACAGGGCAGCGGCAAGCTCTCGGTCCGCTTCCGCGACGCCAAGGGCTCCTGGCATGCCCGTCACGACCTGGAGCCCAGCGTCGACATGGTGCAAGGGCAAGCAGACTGGCAGCCCGTGATGATGACGGTCACGATCCCTGAGGGTGCCGCGGGCGCGGTCATCATGCTCGGTACGAGCGACCAGGCGGAAGGTTCGCGTATCCTCTTCGATGACGGGGCCTTCTACAAGCTGCCCTAG